DNA sequence from the Oculatellaceae cyanobacterium genome:
TTACTAAACCTTTTCCCTTTCCCTACTCCTCTCTCCTCCCTCAACAACTTAAAGTATGCCCAGTTTGACGCTCAATATAATTTAAAAGCTTTTGATAGTTATCTGGGTCACTATTCTTACTAAGAACGATTGGAACAGAACTGTCCGGTAGCCAAAACTTTAACCTGCCAACAGAACAGCAAAAGCTACTAACCGTGTTGAGATTAACTATATATTCACTACGATCATAAATAATTCTAAACCAAGAAGTCGCCAGTGAGGAATCTGATAAATTTTGGATGTATTTTAAAACTTTATAATACCCATCAGGACTACTCTGTTGATTGATAATAATTGGCGTACCGCTATCAGGTAGCCAAAAAGTGATTCGACCATTTGGGGCGCAAGCAAAAGCACTAAGACGGTCGAGATCAACTAGATATTCATTTCGTTCATAATTAATTTTTATCCAATTAGCCACAAAACCTCCTCATCTTAGGGAGTTTTGAATGTTGAATTAAAGAATCAAATTTTAACTCAAAACTCCCTGAAAAATCACACCTTTGAAGCGCGTTAGTTAAGACACTTCAGCCGGATAAGGCATAGTTGAAGTTGAACTAGAAAATGTGGATTCTATTGCCTCAGTTGCAGTTGAACTTAAATCAAGAGCTAATGCTGCTTCTATAAACCCTTTAAATAAAGGGTGGGGAGTGCTAGGTCGAGACTGAAACTCTGGGTGGAACTGAGAAGCAATAAAGAAGGGGTGATTTGTTAGTTCAATGATTTCCACTAAGCGACCATCAGGAGATGTACCACTAATTACATAACCGTTTTCTAAAAATAAGTTGCGGTAAGCATTATTAAATTCGTAACGGTGGCGGTGGCGTTCGTAAATTACCTCCTCTTGATACAGTTTAAAAGCGAGAGTGTTGGGTGATAAACGACAAGGATATAAACCTAAGCGCATAGTACCGCCTAAATCCACAACATCTTGCTGTTCTGGTAACAAGTTAATTACCGGATTTGTGGTATTAGGAGCAAATTCAGCACTGTTAGCATCTGCTAAACCAGCAAAGTTACGCGCCCATTCAATCACAGAACACTGCATTCCTAAGCATAAACCTAAGAAGGGAATTTTTTGTTCGCGAGCAAATTTAATCGCAGCAATTTTGCCATCAACACCGCGAATGCCAAAACCTCCTGGTACAAGGATGCCATCTGCATCTGCTAGATAGCGTTCAGCACCATCAGTTTCTATGTCTTCAGAGTTGATCCAATTGAGGTTAAGTTCACAAGCTGAAGCCATAGCAGCATGGCGTAAAGCTTCCACAACTGAAAGATAGGCATCGGTTAACCTTACATATTTACCAACTATGGCAATATTAATCCGGTTAGTTGGATGATAAAGACGGTCAACTAAGGTTTGCCATTGCCTTAAGTCAGGTTGATGTTGCTCTAATTCCAGTAACTCTAGTGCTTGGTGTGCTAGTCCTTCTCGTTCCATCATCAGTGGCACTTCGTAGATACTCTTGGCATCTTGTGCTGTGATTACTGATTCGATGGGTACATCACAGAATTCTGATATTTTGTCTTTGAGTCCTTGTGGTAGCGGGCGATCGCATCGGCATACTAAAATATTTGGTTGAATCCCAATTGAACGCAGTTCTTTAACTGAATGCTGCGTTGGCTTGGTTTTCATCTCCCCGGCAGAAGGAATCCAAGGTAATAACGTTACGTGCATATACAGCACATTCCGCCGTCCCACATCTTTACGAAACTGTCGGATAGCTTCTAAAAACGGCAGCGATTCAATATCCCCGACTGTCCCACCAATTTCTGTAATTACCACGTCAGGGTTAGTATTTTTCGCTACCCGTTGAATACGCTCTTTAATTTCAGTGGTAATGTGGGGAATTACCTGTACTGTCCCACCTTTATAGTCACCTCGGCGTTCTTTATTGATTACCGCTTGGTAAATTGAGCCAGTAGTAACACTATTGAGGCGCGACATGGATGTATCGGTGAAGCGCTCATAGTGTCCCAAGTCTAGGTCGGTTTCAGCACCATCTTCTGTAACAAATACTTCCCCATGCTGAAAAGGACTCATCGTCCCTGGATCGACGTTAATATAAGGGTCGAGCTTGAGAATTGAAACGGAATAATTGCGCGATTTCAGCAACCGCCCCAAGCTGGCTGCGACAATACCCTTACCGATGCTGGAAACAACGCCGCCAGTGACAAATACAAACTTAGTCATACAATATTTAAAAGTAGAACTTTCTACTAACCCCCCGTTAATTGTGGCACAATCTTCGCTACTAAGATGATGTCGTGTGTAGCCATTTTATGTTAAGCATTGAGATTCTAGCCGCCAACGGTCAGCCAGATGTCAATAGCGTTGAATGATTAAAAGCTTTTTACTTAAGAGCTAAGAGCTAAAAATAGCTAATGGATAAATGCTTACTTTTTTATCATCACTCAAATCTTATATTTGGGCAAACACTAGAGTTTTTTTGAACGCAGATGCAAGCAGATGGACGCAGATGTAAACCAAAGTTTGATGACTTTTACCGGAGATCTATTGAACTACAATATCCCTGATTTGTTTAAGGATT
Encoded proteins:
- a CDS encoding CTP synthase, with translation MTKFVFVTGGVVSSIGKGIVAASLGRLLKSRNYSVSILKLDPYINVDPGTMSPFQHGEVFVTEDGAETDLDLGHYERFTDTSMSRLNSVTTGSIYQAVINKERRGDYKGGTVQVIPHITTEIKERIQRVAKNTNPDVVITEIGGTVGDIESLPFLEAIRQFRKDVGRRNVLYMHVTLLPWIPSAGEMKTKPTQHSVKELRSIGIQPNILVCRCDRPLPQGLKDKISEFCDVPIESVITAQDAKSIYEVPLMMEREGLAHQALELLELEQHQPDLRQWQTLVDRLYHPTNRINIAIVGKYVRLTDAYLSVVEALRHAAMASACELNLNWINSEDIETDGAERYLADADGILVPGGFGIRGVDGKIAAIKFAREQKIPFLGLCLGMQCSVIEWARNFAGLADANSAEFAPNTTNPVINLLPEQQDVVDLGGTMRLGLYPCRLSPNTLAFKLYQEEVIYERHRHRYEFNNAYRNLFLENGYVISGTSPDGRLVEIIELTNHPFFIASQFHPEFQSRPSTPHPLFKGFIEAALALDLSSTATEAIESTFSSSTSTMPYPAEVS